AATAACCATTAAAGGTGGTCTCCGTTATGAAAACATGAGTGTAAAAGTTGGAGATTTCAACACCCTTTCCTCTATTAAAAGTGACGGAACTTTCACAAACAGTATTTTCGTTACCGGTGGAAAGTTAAAATACAATGCTTTGGTGGCCAATTTGGGTATACGTTACAATATCGAACCTTTCATTAACCTATTCGGAAGCTTCTCACAGTCCTACTCTATCAATGAATTGGGACGAATTCTGAGAACGTCCACTCAGGGAACCATTCAAAATCTTGAAACCAAGCCGATCATTGTAAACAATTATGAATTCGGCGCGACCGGACAGATCGCAAAATGGGTAAATTATGAAATCACTTCTTATGTAAGTACTTCAAAACTGGGTGCATCTTTTGTACAGAGCCCAGACAGAGCATTAACAATACAGAGATCTCCGGAAATCGTTTACGGAGTGGAAGGTTTCCTGCATTTCACGCCTGTAAAATGGATCAATTTCGGAGGAAGCTATAGCTGGATGGAAGGAATTACCTCAATAAAAGATGACGGAGACTATTCATCAAAGATCAACAACAGCAGAATTTCTGTCCCAAAAGTACTTGCTTACGTTCAGATAAAACCTATACAAACCCTGTCCATCGGTTTTGACATGCTGCATGCGTTTGAGCAGGATAGATTCCAGCCTAATGCAAAAACAGGTCTTTTTGCCTATGGAGAAGGATACGTTCCGGATTATACCGTTTTTAATTTTAAATCAAGCTACGAAATCAATAAAAGCTGGAGAGTTTCCGCAGGTGTTGAAAATGTATTCAACAAAATGTACCAGCCCGCCATTGCATGGTGGTCTGCCCGGGACAGCGAATTCGTGAATTCATTAGGGAGAAGAGGCACATTGATGCTTGAATATAAATTTTAATTAATCTAAATAAAAAGTAAAATATATCTTTGTACAACTTTTTTAACCAGCGATATGAAGAAAAAACATCATCATAAAAAAAAACCGGGCTTTTTCAAAAAATGGTCTGCCAAACTGCATCTGTGGTTGGGCCTTGGCATCGGATTTTTAATCTTCATTATTTCTATTACGGGAGCGCTCTATGTTTTTAAAGACGAAATAGAAAACCTTACCCGGAAAGAAGTCATCTACCACAACGAACAGAATATAGCACAGAAGCAGGTTCTCCCTATCCGAATGATGGAAAAGATCGTTGTAGAGCAAGTAAAAGAAAAATATCCCGTTCACTGGGTGAACATCCCAATTGATAAAAAAATGTCTTATATCTTTTACTGGTATGAGCATAATACGGATGCCTGGAATTATTTTGATGAGTTCCCGGTCTACAAAGCAGCTTATGTAAATCCTTATACCGGAAAAGTCCTCAGAATATATGATGAAAAGAACGGATTCTTCAATATTGTAAAGATGATCCACTGGAGCTTTTTGCTGAAGCAGGACTGGGGAACTTATGTAGTGGGAATCCCTGTTATCATATTTGTTATCATGCTTATCACCGGAATTGTTCTCTGGTGGCCTAAAAACAAAGCAGCCAGAAAGCAGCGTTTTTCTTTTAAATGGAAGAACATCAAAAGCTGGAAAAGAAAGAATTATGACCTTCACAATGTGCTCGGTTTCTATTCCTCCATTTTTGCTCTTATTTTCGCCATTACAGGACTTTTCTATGCTTTTTTCGTAGTACAGGCTATGATCTACATGGTATTCTCCGGAGGAGAAACAAAATACCCTGATTTTTCCCACATTAAAACCAAGGCGCCCATAGAATTGCGAACTGAAGGAACACTGGATAAAATCATTAATACTGTACAGCAGAAATACCCTGATGCATTCGGTTTTGCTATTGACCTTGGCCATGAACATATGG
The Chryseobacterium sp. W4I1 DNA segment above includes these coding regions:
- a CDS encoding PepSY domain-containing protein translates to MKKKHHHKKKPGFFKKWSAKLHLWLGLGIGFLIFIISITGALYVFKDEIENLTRKEVIYHNEQNIAQKQVLPIRMMEKIVVEQVKEKYPVHWVNIPIDKKMSYIFYWYEHNTDAWNYFDEFPVYKAAYVNPYTGKVLRIYDEKNGFFNIVKMIHWSFLLKQDWGTYVVGIPVIIFVIMLITGIVLWWPKNKAARKQRFSFKWKNIKSWKRKNYDLHNVLGFYSSIFALIFAITGLFYAFFVVQAMIYMVFSGGETKYPDFSHIKTKAPIELRTEGTLDKIINTVQQKYPDAFGFAIDLGHEHMDDHEHPNFEVYVKHLSYSYHKSSSLIFDENSGELLHTHDPKDKNFGEKTVNANYDIHVGSILGLPTKIIAFIVSLICASLPVTGFLVWWGRRKKKKPVTA